Proteins from one Emys orbicularis isolate rEmyOrb1 chromosome 2, rEmyOrb1.hap1, whole genome shotgun sequence genomic window:
- the LOC135874958 gene encoding acyl-protein thioesterase 1 isoform X4 gives MFDIIGLSPDAQEDEAGIKQAAEHVKVLIDQEVKNGIPSNRIILGGFSQGGALSLYTALTSHQKLAGVLALSSWLPLRTSFPQGAISGVNKDIPILQCHGDCDPLVPLMFGSLTFEKLKSLINPVTVTFKTYSGMMHSSCIEEMMDVKQFVDKHLPPVD, from the exons gtTTGATATTATTGGACTCTCTCCAGACGCACAGGAAGATGAAGCTGGGATCAAGCAGGCAGCAGAGCATG TTAAAGTACTGATAGATCAGGAAGTGAAGAATGGAATTCCTTCTAACAGAATAATTTTGGGAGGCTTTTCTCAG GGAGGTGCCTTGTCATTGTATACAGCTCTTACATCACATCAGAAATTAGCAGGAGTCCTAGCACTCAGTAGTTGGCTTCCACTACGAACCTCTTTTCCACAG ggTGCTATCAGTGGTGTAAACAAAGATATTCCTATTCTTCAGTGCCATGGGGACTGTGACCCTTTGGTTCCTCTGATGTTTGGTTCCCTCACTTTTGAGAAGCTAAAGAGTCTGATAAATCCAGTCACTGTAACCTTCAAGACTTATTCGGGCATGATGCATAGTTCATGTATTGAG GAGATGATGGATGTAAAGCAGTTTGTTGACAAACACCTACCACCAGTTGATTGA